In Vibrio diazotrophicus, the following proteins share a genomic window:
- the istA gene encoding IS21 family transposase: MPKKRTSMTNIKEVLRLKYECHLSTRKIASCTKVSRSTISEILTRFEQSAMTWPLPESCSDTELAQTLYRDKTTSDTKVMPDFAQSFVELKRKGMSKHLLWEEYMAEYQERAYRYSQFCEHYTRWLKKQKRSMRQSHLAGDKLFIDYCGPTIPVVNPETGEIRNAQIFVATLGASNYTYVEACESQRLEHWLEAHANAFEHFGGVPALLVPDNLKSAVTKTDRYEPKLNDSYRKLAYHYRTAVMPARPYKPKDKAKAENAVLIVERWIMMRLRHRTFHTFKELNLSIRELMDSLNQRQMKQLGASRKELFDTLDKPALKPLPVQRYLYTEIKRAKVGPDYHIEYKRHYYSVPHQLVGQYVELEATSRLIQIYHQGNLISQHPASKKEHGISTYPEHMPSNHQYQKWSPERLLNWGGRIGAATQEVVNRLLMSKAHPAQANRSCLGLLNLTKKYGDARLEQACKDALMVNKPYLRFIRNLLENHREGLLSSTPESTPDIQHSNVRGPNSYH; the protein is encoded by the coding sequence ATGCCGAAAAAGAGAACATCTATGACAAACATCAAAGAGGTATTACGCCTTAAATATGAGTGCCATCTGTCGACCAGAAAGATCGCTTCCTGCACGAAAGTCAGTCGTTCAACCATCTCAGAAATACTGACCCGCTTCGAGCAAAGCGCAATGACTTGGCCACTTCCCGAAAGCTGCTCAGATACCGAACTGGCTCAGACTCTCTACCGAGACAAAACAACCAGTGACACAAAGGTGATGCCGGACTTCGCCCAGAGCTTTGTCGAACTGAAACGCAAAGGCATGAGCAAACATCTTCTGTGGGAAGAGTATATGGCTGAATATCAGGAGAGAGCTTATCGTTACAGCCAGTTCTGCGAGCATTACACTCGTTGGTTAAAGAAACAAAAACGCAGTATGCGTCAGAGCCACCTGGCCGGTGACAAACTGTTCATCGACTACTGTGGGCCAACCATCCCGGTTGTGAACCCTGAAACCGGAGAAATCCGCAACGCTCAGATCTTCGTGGCGACGTTAGGTGCGTCCAACTACACCTATGTTGAAGCCTGTGAAAGCCAGCGACTTGAGCACTGGCTGGAAGCTCATGCCAATGCCTTTGAACACTTCGGCGGCGTTCCGGCGTTGCTTGTACCTGATAACCTAAAATCCGCGGTGACCAAAACGGACCGCTACGAACCCAAGCTCAACGATAGTTACCGCAAGTTGGCGTACCATTACCGCACGGCCGTTATGCCAGCACGCCCTTATAAACCCAAAGATAAAGCCAAGGCTGAGAATGCCGTCCTTATCGTTGAGCGTTGGATCATGATGCGGCTTCGTCACCGAACCTTCCATACCTTCAAAGAGCTAAACCTCTCTATCCGGGAGTTAATGGACTCACTGAACCAAAGACAGATGAAACAACTGGGAGCCAGCCGAAAGGAGCTGTTCGATACTCTGGATAAGCCGGCACTAAAACCTCTCCCCGTACAACGTTATCTCTACACAGAAATCAAACGCGCCAAAGTGGGGCCGGATTATCACATCGAATACAAAAGGCATTATTACTCTGTTCCCCATCAGTTAGTGGGCCAATACGTTGAGCTTGAAGCCACTTCCAGGCTGATACAGATATACCATCAGGGTAATCTGATCTCTCAGCACCCAGCCAGTAAAAAAGAGCATGGGATCAGTACTTATCCGGAGCATATGCCCAGCAATCATCAATATCAAAAATGGTCACCAGAGCGGTTACTTAACTGGGGAGGCCGGATCGGCGCAGCGACACAAGAAGTGGTCAACCGATTACTCATGTCGAAAGCGCATCCTGCGCAAGCCAATCGCAGTTGCCTTGGGCTTCTCAACCTGACGAAAAAATACGGTGACGCTCGCTTAGAGCAGGCATGTAAAGATGCTCTGATGGTGAACAAACCCTATCTCAGGTTCATCAGAAACTTGCTTGAAAATCACCGGGAAGGCCTGTTGTCTTCGACTCCGGAATCCACCCCTGACATCCAACACAGCAATGTGCGCGGACCCAACAGTTATCACTAG
- a CDS encoding helix-turn-helix domain-containing protein, translated as MAEKSKREGRRITLSYLAEQVGIQSSAMSKIANNTGYHTSVTTIEALCKFFDCKIEDVIEYLPDSD; from the coding sequence GTGGCAGAGAAGTCTAAGCGCGAAGGGAGACGTATAACTTTATCTTATTTGGCTGAGCAAGTAGGTATTCAAAGTTCAGCTATGTCAAAAATTGCTAATAACACCGGATACCATACCAGCGTCACCACCATTGAAGCCTTGTGTAAGTTCTTTGACTGTAAGATTGAAGATGTGATCGAGTATTTACCCGATAGTGATTGA
- a CDS encoding Arm DNA-binding domain-containing protein, with amino-acid sequence MGSVNVRGGKLYIDFRYCKVRCREQTLLNNTAANQRKLTKLLNQIDADIRLGCFVYSEYFPESNLASKFVKQDILARRKKEELLGAYKTASQELQGITSIPFEDFAHEWFGENEVRWKTSYVNSMKVYLFGYLVPEFGDVNVDQIQRPDILKYRAKLMQTKPDGTKLSTDFVNHVMTPLRMILREAADRYGFRCQFENIKPLRVEKRDVNPFTLEEVMDFLNVVKNEYRNYFLVRFFTGMRTSEIDGLKWRYVDFRLGVISVRETYVQGKMDTTKTLGSARDIHMSSIVVEALNAQKEVTGAGEYVFCNAEGNPLDKGNIRDRVWKPTLRKMGLPYRRPYETRHTAATLWLAAGEAPEWIARQMGHSNTKMLFEIYSRYVPNLTRQDGSAFERLLTQVKEKKQ; translated from the coding sequence ATGGGTAGCGTTAATGTAAGGGGAGGCAAGCTATATATCGATTTTCGTTATTGTAAAGTGCGGTGTAGAGAACAAACGTTACTCAATAATACAGCCGCTAATCAGAGGAAACTCACCAAACTGCTAAATCAGATTGATGCGGATATCAGGTTAGGGTGTTTCGTTTACAGCGAATATTTTCCTGAGTCGAATCTTGCATCTAAGTTCGTCAAGCAAGACATCCTGGCTCGGCGGAAGAAAGAAGAGTTGCTCGGCGCTTATAAAACGGCTTCGCAGGAGCTGCAGGGAATTACCAGCATTCCCTTTGAAGATTTTGCCCACGAATGGTTCGGTGAAAATGAGGTTCGCTGGAAAACCAGTTATGTGAACAGCATGAAAGTGTATTTGTTTGGTTATCTCGTACCTGAGTTTGGCGATGTGAATGTCGATCAAATTCAGCGGCCAGATATCCTCAAATACCGAGCAAAGTTAATGCAGACCAAACCGGATGGAACGAAGCTCTCAACCGATTTTGTCAATCATGTCATGACACCTCTTCGCATGATATTACGTGAAGCGGCTGACCGCTATGGGTTTCGGTGCCAGTTTGAAAACATCAAACCATTGCGGGTAGAAAAGCGCGATGTGAATCCGTTTACTTTGGAAGAAGTGATGGATTTCTTAAATGTGGTGAAAAACGAGTATCGCAATTACTTTCTGGTACGTTTTTTTACCGGCATGCGCACCTCAGAAATCGATGGTCTGAAATGGCGATATGTGGATTTTCGTTTAGGGGTAATTAGTGTCCGTGAAACCTATGTTCAGGGGAAGATGGATACCACGAAAACCTTGGGTTCTGCTCGTGATATTCATATGTCGAGTATAGTGGTGGAAGCGCTCAATGCTCAGAAAGAAGTGACTGGGGCAGGAGAGTATGTCTTTTGTAACGCCGAAGGTAATCCTTTGGATAAAGGTAACATTCGCGACCGGGTTTGGAAGCCAACCTTAAGGAAAATGGGCTTACCTTATCGTCGCCCGTACGAAACTCGTCATACTGCCGCGACACTCTGGTTAGCGGCTGGTGAGGCACCGGAATGGATTGCCCGTCAGATGGGGCATTCCAATACCAAAATGTTGTTCGAAATCTACAGCCGTTATGTTCCCAACCTGACTCGTCAGGATGGCTCAGCATTTGAACGCTTACTGACCCAGGTGAAGGAGAAAAAACAATGA
- a CDS encoding ATP-binding protein, whose translation MSHFTSILKYIPAHITPKTVEEMEHIRRHSQPSVDITASSRSVIGEVRGVGARFKQCRLENYRSHTPTRADAVSTLQRWIEWVSQGMDTNLVLAGYRGSGKTYLATAVMYSLSDLGLSSEIISFHDLILEIRSTYRSSTTQSEWQILQRLTQSDVLVVDDLDKSRHSASEQQTLQTLIDKRYRNQLPTVLITPLPGQAFCSLVGEVVLTRLRQGQLVWIECVWENHYFP comes from the coding sequence ATGAGTCACTTCACGTCGATTCTCAAATATATTCCTGCTCATATCACGCCAAAGACGGTTGAAGAGATGGAGCACATTCGTCGCCATAGTCAGCCGAGTGTTGATATTACAGCCTCATCACGTTCAGTGATCGGTGAGGTAAGAGGGGTTGGTGCCCGTTTTAAACAATGCCGTTTGGAGAACTATAGGAGCCACACTCCAACTCGGGCAGACGCAGTCAGTACCTTACAACGTTGGATTGAATGGGTTAGCCAAGGTATGGATACCAACTTGGTATTGGCTGGTTATCGAGGATCTGGAAAGACGTATCTGGCAACGGCGGTGATGTATTCACTGAGTGATTTGGGACTAAGCAGTGAAATTATTTCTTTCCATGATTTGATACTAGAAATTCGCAGTACTTATCGCTCAAGTACCACCCAATCAGAATGGCAAATACTTCAGCGTTTAACTCAGAGCGATGTGCTGGTGGTGGACGACTTAGATAAATCCCGCCATTCAGCCAGTGAGCAGCAAACGCTTCAGACATTAATCGATAAACGATACCGCAATCAATTGCCTACGGTGTTAATTACTCCGTTACCAGGTCAGGCATTTTGCTCTTTAGTCGGAGAAGTGGTGTTAACTCGATTACGACAAGGTCAGTTAGTGTGGATTGAGTGTGTTTGGGAAAATCACTATTTCCCCTGA
- a CDS encoding tyrosine-type recombinase/integrase, whose translation MRRLSDVLNLEIQSAYLRAAQSETGEYLKLTNNEKLDLPSKLNITNDVYSLTQKHGLVENGKIQSESLNTIQKTFRKGFEDHNLQLKLLELLLCIIEKQTGITAPPISQTCHIRQDFPLLKPDDFLMSRLQARIYELVENESLTARYLDHPKQNQAVLMLWLVIKEGIKKSKDIEQLLTKKSTFYRIGEHWLVETKGQRYWLSPMAELFLTAYWNDSSKVRINVMSEINALLHAYRLLPRIYNLRFVDLRSAFKNEFVLTVSPAEYSICQAALPTTSLTQTSLYRLLTDQRVKQDEEDYEQRKMPVRQKVAWLSTGSTSAERLRKKAILEQEELTTAEQIEVIEHYTGKLIKTSLTESIRISTKLQNELRPRLESNDIAASAPWGWIVLSWMYHLLKFGGKHKKRLRLTTIKSYISYVAAPFIQEFSGCAPKKMESLDWAEKLNIVAEQIASTKKSFVLYFAEFLIESDIVTNLCLSDIDIPSIGHRVNANLITHYEAERIIEACNSIGTPTSKIAKLCFYLGFYSGLRRGEVAGLQFADFTIKGARYANLHVRPNKYRELKSSESSRNLPLDCLWPEKSLLELTGYLNVTKTKFTQEKSLIFKDTRQLNEAFSLLTEIMKIVTGEPEIRYHHCRHSFCNWTWIRLNYADHSQLADFSFSQHKFFAQDNHQRLCQRLAIAPFSRKKLWALSGLLGHSSPEVTTSSYFHLSEFIQRTKFSNHQPSDTLLRRFWGQGIRISDQGRLQSVPTSKHNLMAAVPDTYEPASLVSSLDEAITQLGLTKSIEMKQTVSLSAVWEIIQLLAEDQQSSDIANLTGIDTLAVEAIVKSDESIVLSSLCRSKYTLPPLANYAKLNRGNVKTIESLIKMFENAIENDAIPEDFNFTTLSEILNDLVGAQDSLIRTHNQKAALLLLKLIQLIGLKERHVKLKWYFPSETYFDANEIDTYKKHLLFWDDTIRSRIFPNITVEVLVPKALKQYIKTSAKFTTTLSDAGRFLKYHPPGTVSIHLLQSKFDNQRIDSEGNIIETPQRTRAFVTFLRLLAIYTKTKEAKDNSITIE comes from the coding sequence ATGCGCCGATTAAGTGACGTACTCAATTTGGAGATACAAAGCGCTTATTTACGGGCGGCTCAATCAGAAACGGGCGAATATCTCAAGTTAACCAACAATGAAAAGCTTGATTTGCCCAGCAAACTAAACATTACTAATGATGTTTATTCATTGACCCAGAAACATGGTTTGGTCGAAAACGGGAAAATACAATCCGAGTCACTAAATACCATTCAGAAGACCTTTCGCAAAGGGTTCGAAGATCACAATCTCCAGCTTAAATTGTTGGAACTTTTACTCTGTATCATAGAAAAACAGACAGGCATCACCGCCCCACCGATTAGCCAGACTTGTCATATCAGGCAAGATTTTCCGCTGCTCAAGCCCGATGATTTTTTAATGTCGCGACTGCAGGCCAGAATCTATGAGCTGGTTGAAAATGAATCATTGACTGCCCGCTATTTGGATCATCCAAAGCAAAACCAAGCCGTTCTTATGTTATGGCTAGTAATAAAAGAAGGAATCAAAAAATCAAAAGATATAGAGCAGTTACTCACGAAAAAGAGCACATTCTATCGAATTGGTGAACACTGGTTAGTTGAAACCAAGGGGCAACGCTACTGGTTGTCCCCAATGGCGGAATTATTCTTAACCGCTTATTGGAACGACAGCTCAAAAGTCAGGATCAATGTCATGTCAGAGATAAATGCTCTACTTCATGCGTACAGACTGTTGCCTAGAATATACAACCTACGGTTTGTCGATCTGCGCTCCGCATTTAAAAATGAATTCGTCCTTACTGTCAGTCCTGCAGAATACTCCATTTGCCAAGCAGCGCTACCCACAACCTCATTAACTCAGACATCACTCTATAGGCTACTGACCGACCAACGGGTTAAACAAGATGAAGAGGACTATGAACAACGAAAAATGCCGGTTCGGCAAAAGGTCGCATGGCTTTCAACTGGTTCAACATCGGCTGAAAGATTAAGAAAGAAAGCCATTCTAGAACAAGAAGAACTCACTACTGCTGAGCAAATTGAGGTAATCGAACATTATACTGGCAAACTCATTAAAACTTCGTTAACCGAAAGCATTCGGATCAGTACCAAGTTACAAAATGAACTTCGACCGAGGTTAGAAAGTAATGATATAGCAGCAAGTGCCCCCTGGGGCTGGATAGTGCTTTCATGGATGTATCATCTGCTTAAGTTTGGTGGAAAACATAAAAAGCGTCTACGTCTAACTACTATCAAATCCTATATTAGTTATGTTGCAGCTCCATTCATTCAAGAGTTTTCCGGTTGTGCACCAAAAAAAATGGAGAGCCTGGATTGGGCGGAAAAACTCAATATTGTGGCGGAACAAATAGCCTCAACCAAAAAATCTTTCGTTCTCTATTTCGCTGAGTTCTTAATTGAAAGTGACATTGTTACAAACCTGTGTTTATCTGATATCGATATTCCCTCAATTGGCCATCGTGTTAATGCCAATTTAATCACTCACTACGAAGCCGAGCGTATCATTGAAGCCTGTAATTCAATCGGTACTCCTACGTCCAAAATCGCCAAATTGTGTTTTTACCTAGGATTTTATAGCGGATTACGCCGCGGTGAAGTCGCCGGACTGCAGTTTGCCGATTTCACGATTAAGGGCGCTCGGTATGCCAATCTTCACGTACGGCCCAACAAATATCGAGAACTCAAATCAAGTGAAAGCTCCAGAAACCTACCGCTTGATTGTCTATGGCCTGAAAAATCTCTACTTGAGTTAACTGGCTATCTCAACGTGACCAAAACCAAATTTACCCAAGAGAAATCACTCATTTTTAAAGATACCAGGCAATTAAATGAAGCATTTTCGCTGCTAACAGAAATTATGAAAATTGTTACCGGTGAACCTGAAATTCGATACCATCATTGTCGCCATTCCTTCTGCAACTGGACCTGGATTCGCCTCAACTATGCCGATCATTCACAATTAGCCGATTTTTCATTCAGCCAGCATAAATTTTTCGCCCAAGACAATCACCAACGATTATGTCAACGTCTCGCCATCGCTCCGTTCTCACGTAAAAAGCTCTGGGCATTATCCGGCTTACTAGGTCATTCTTCACCAGAAGTCACTACCTCATCATATTTTCATCTGAGTGAATTTATTCAACGAACTAAATTTTCCAACCACCAACCATCCGATACTTTGCTACGTCGATTTTGGGGCCAAGGCATACGAATTAGTGATCAAGGTAGGCTCCAGTCGGTACCCACATCAAAACACAATCTCATGGCCGCCGTTCCAGACACGTATGAACCAGCATCGCTGGTTTCAAGCCTTGATGAAGCAATCACACAACTCGGGCTAACTAAGTCGATTGAAATGAAACAAACCGTTTCTTTAAGTGCAGTTTGGGAAATCATTCAATTATTAGCCGAGGATCAACAATCTTCTGATATCGCCAACTTAACCGGTATTGATACATTAGCGGTCGAGGCCATCGTCAAATCCGATGAATCTATCGTGCTATCATCATTGTGCAGATCAAAGTATACACTTCCACCACTGGCTAACTATGCCAAACTAAACCGAGGGAATGTAAAAACGATTGAAAGTCTTATCAAGATGTTTGAAAACGCCATTGAAAACGATGCGATTCCAGAAGATTTCAATTTTACGACGCTTAGTGAAATACTAAACGATCTGGTAGGGGCACAAGATTCGTTGATCCGAACCCATAATCAAAAAGCAGCCTTACTCCTACTTAAGCTAATCCAACTGATTGGCTTAAAAGAACGTCACGTCAAACTCAAGTGGTATTTCCCGAGCGAGACCTACTTCGATGCGAATGAGATAGATACGTACAAAAAACATCTATTATTCTGGGACGATACTATCCGAAGTCGAATTTTCCCCAATATAACGGTTGAAGTCCTAGTACCGAAAGCTCTGAAGCAATATATAAAGACATCCGCCAAATTTACAACCACTCTCAGTGATGCTGGTAGATTCCTCAAATATCATCCACCTGGCACAGTCAGTATTCACCTGTTACAAAGCAAATTTGATAATCAACGCATTGATAGTGAAGGTAACATCATTGAAACGCCGCAAAGAACTAGGGCGTTTGTTACATTTTTACGATTGTTAGCAATTTATACAAAAACCAAAGAGGCTAAGGACAATTCAATCACTATCGAATGA
- a CDS encoding PilZ domain-containing protein produces MSVTSFTNRRKSSRIELKAMIPASCLFNRWFKPVIQVQVVDVSNHGMKLFTKDYLKLSNATIRIDALNEGVKGKVVWRHERDGGYMCGFMVQEGNEISEEDIAYLSNL; encoded by the coding sequence GTGTCAGTCACATCCTTTACCAACCGTCGAAAATCGTCCCGCATTGAACTTAAAGCAATGATTCCCGCCTCTTGTTTGTTTAACCGCTGGTTTAAGCCTGTAATCCAAGTTCAAGTTGTTGATGTTTCTAATCACGGTATGAAGCTTTTTACTAAAGACTATTTAAAGTTATCGAACGCGACTATTCGCATTGATGCATTAAATGAAGGAGTGAAAGGCAAAGTGGTATGGCGACACGAAAGGGATGGTGGCTATATGTGCGGCTTTATGGTGCAAGAAGGAAATGAAATTTCTGAGGAAGACATAGCGTACTTAAGCAATTTATAA
- a CDS encoding response regulator, with amino-acid sequence MNVLICDDSALARKSLSRTLVNFYDIEIFFAENGREALSVLAHNRIDVLFLDLTMPVMDGYDVLGMLPVNSYPTKVVIISGDVQKAAKERCFALGASDFIEKPFKIEQLEAVFKGCHVGNSIHKSITSEPYIDSDSKFRELTNIALGRCVALISDSVGDFINMPLPAVGILEPSELEMAVHDVLYRDNVNAVTQRFTGAGIHGESLVTIRGKEFAKVGERLGYPLQDANSNESLLNISNLAVSTFLRVLAELIMVSFTLRQPVLINSYEKELLSQQKITKSAFTVEFSYSAENLDFQCDILLLIDMESVKVIDKLMESF; translated from the coding sequence ATGAACGTTCTAATCTGTGATGACTCTGCATTAGCTAGAAAATCCTTAAGTCGGACTCTTGTTAATTTTTACGATATTGAGATTTTTTTTGCGGAAAATGGCAGAGAAGCACTAAGTGTACTCGCTCATAACCGAATTGATGTTTTGTTCCTCGATCTGACTATGCCAGTGATGGACGGCTATGACGTATTGGGCATGCTACCTGTTAATTCATATCCGACCAAAGTCGTTATTATCTCTGGTGATGTGCAAAAAGCGGCGAAAGAACGTTGTTTTGCATTGGGCGCGTCTGACTTCATCGAAAAGCCTTTTAAAATAGAGCAGCTAGAGGCCGTATTCAAAGGTTGCCATGTTGGAAATTCCATTCATAAAAGCATAACTTCAGAACCTTATATTGATTCAGATTCGAAATTTAGAGAACTGACCAATATCGCGTTAGGTCGTTGTGTTGCGCTTATTTCAGATAGCGTAGGAGATTTTATCAACATGCCTTTACCTGCGGTTGGCATATTAGAGCCATCAGAGCTGGAGATGGCCGTTCACGATGTCTTATATAGAGACAATGTGAATGCCGTAACACAGCGTTTCACAGGCGCAGGTATTCACGGTGAGTCTCTGGTGACTATCAGAGGCAAAGAATTCGCCAAAGTGGGCGAGCGTCTTGGTTATCCGCTGCAAGATGCAAACAGCAACGAATCATTACTTAACATTTCCAACCTAGCGGTTTCTACCTTTCTGCGAGTATTGGCAGAACTCATCATGGTCAGCTTCACTCTACGTCAGCCAGTTTTAATTAACAGCTACGAAAAAGAGCTGCTTTCACAGCAAAAGATAACCAAGTCTGCTTTTACGGTCGAGTTTTCTTATTCCGCTGAAAATCTCGATTTCCAGTGTGACATCTTGCTGTTGATCGACATGGAATCCGTAAAAGTAATAGATAAATTGATGGAATCTTTTTAA
- a CDS encoding sensor domain-containing diguanylate cyclase yields MPKLTVNVRDFHWGIQALDTIDVGLVVIDINYEVCLWNSFMQNYSGIVSTKIMTKNLFEVVPDLPEEWLKAKIDAAVKLDTRTFSRWEDRPYVFHFKNYSPYTNKSTIMYQNMVVTPLKSLNGDVSHVCIMIQDVSDIAKNKLHLEQSNQHLSTMSRTDGLTQLLNRSYWESLLMKKYEKIIATEAPASLVIFDIDHFKKVNDTFGHAAGDDVIRKTAEVLRKTARASDHCGRYGGEEFTVLLPNTTVDQARYFAERLRKRIEAEVVSTEQGEIRYTISLGVCAFDKRFRTHSEWLEHADKALYESKGQGRNQTTVVA; encoded by the coding sequence ATGCCGAAATTGACTGTAAATGTGCGGGATTTCCATTGGGGGATCCAAGCGTTAGACACTATAGACGTTGGGTTAGTGGTTATCGATATCAACTATGAAGTGTGCCTATGGAACAGTTTTATGCAAAACTATTCGGGCATTGTTTCTACCAAAATCATGACCAAAAATCTATTTGAAGTCGTTCCGGATCTTCCTGAAGAGTGGCTCAAAGCCAAAATAGATGCGGCAGTCAAATTAGACACAAGAACCTTCTCCAGATGGGAAGACAGACCTTACGTCTTTCATTTTAAAAACTACTCACCTTACACCAACAAAAGCACAATCATGTATCAGAACATGGTGGTCACTCCGTTGAAATCACTCAATGGCGATGTTTCTCATGTGTGCATTATGATTCAGGATGTCTCGGATATTGCGAAGAATAAGCTGCATTTAGAACAATCAAATCAGCATTTATCAACCATGAGTCGTACTGATGGCCTGACGCAATTACTCAACCGCTCTTATTGGGAATCTCTACTGATGAAAAAGTACGAGAAAATCATTGCGACTGAAGCACCTGCGTCATTAGTTATTTTTGATATCGACCATTTCAAGAAGGTCAATGATACTTTTGGTCATGCTGCCGGTGATGATGTTATTCGCAAAACCGCGGAGGTGTTGCGTAAGACAGCGAGAGCTTCTGATCATTGTGGCCGCTATGGCGGTGAAGAGTTCACAGTGTTATTACCAAACACCACTGTTGACCAAGCGAGGTACTTTGCTGAAAGGTTGCGTAAGCGTATTGAAGCTGAGGTTGTCAGTACCGAACAAGGTGAAATCCGATACACCATTAGTCTCGGAGTTTGCGCATTTGATAAGAGGTTCCGTACACATTCGGAATGGTTAGAGCATGCAGATAAAGCGCTGTACGAGTCAAAAGGGCAAGGACGAAATCAGACAACAGTTGTGGCGTAA
- a CDS encoding DMT family transporter: protein MQVHAKHYLMLLFLAAIWGSSFPFLKIALESYSPILTVAIRLTLSAIAMSVFIWAFKLRIPAELKVWKHYAVVAVIGNIVPFFLITWGEQYIDAALASVLMGLIPLATLIFAHYLTDDEKMSLNKLVGVVLGGGGVVVLIGVDALQGFGAHILAQLAVIFAACCYGLSAVYARRSKITQYHPLANAAGILICSAVFSLPIALLVDDVSTFTFNVRSLSALLILALACTCFAYFLLYNLLAQVGATFTSFNNYLVPVFGMIISVILLGEPINSSTYSALTLIFIGLLLSQKKSKRLSLMSR, encoded by the coding sequence ATGCAGGTTCATGCAAAGCACTATCTGATGCTTCTATTTCTAGCAGCGATTTGGGGAAGTTCGTTCCCTTTCCTTAAGATAGCTCTAGAAAGCTACTCTCCCATATTGACGGTAGCTATACGTTTAACTCTATCTGCCATCGCTATGTCCGTATTTATCTGGGCTTTTAAATTGCGTATTCCGGCTGAGTTAAAGGTTTGGAAGCACTACGCTGTCGTGGCGGTTATCGGCAATATTGTTCCATTCTTTTTGATTACTTGGGGAGAGCAATACATAGATGCCGCATTGGCTTCCGTGCTGATGGGGTTAATTCCTCTCGCGACCTTAATCTTCGCTCATTACTTAACGGATGACGAGAAGATGTCGTTGAACAAACTAGTGGGCGTGGTACTAGGCGGAGGTGGTGTGGTTGTGCTGATCGGTGTTGATGCTCTGCAAGGTTTTGGCGCGCATATATTGGCACAACTGGCGGTTATCTTTGCGGCTTGCTGCTATGGTTTATCGGCTGTTTATGCTCGAAGAAGTAAAATCACCCAGTACCACCCTCTCGCGAATGCGGCAGGTATTTTGATTTGCTCTGCGGTGTTCTCTTTGCCGATTGCGCTACTGGTTGATGACGTCAGCACCTTCACTTTTAACGTTCGCTCTCTTTCCGCGCTATTGATATTGGCACTGGCCTGTACCTGTTTTGCTTACTTCTTACTTTACAATTTGCTGGCACAAGTGGGGGCAACCTTCACTTCGTTCAATAACTATCTGGTGCCTGTATTTGGCATGATCATCAGTGTAATTTTGCTGGGAGAGCCAATAAACTCGTCAACTTATTCCGCGCTAACTCTGATATTCATTGGGCTACTTCTATCCCAGAAGAAATCAAAACGACTCAGTTTAATGTCCAGATAA
- the pxpB gene encoding 5-oxoprolinase subunit PxpB, with amino-acid sequence MIERIAAFSHMVQERYQDKIYEVIPSYTTLLIEYHPLKIDIKELMQWCQSQADQIVNNKTLSSKSKTVTFPVYYHPEVAPDLQNLASEKQLSVEQVIQLHSQREYTVCAIGFAPGFAFLGTVDAQIATPRHAEPRLKVAKGSVGVADQQTAIYPQETPGGWKIIGNCPLELFNINSEPMMPFEVGDKVRFEPISREKFLDLGGVV; translated from the coding sequence TTGATCGAGCGAATTGCTGCGTTTAGTCATATGGTGCAGGAAAGATATCAAGACAAAATCTATGAAGTGATTCCTTCATACACTACGCTGTTGATCGAATACCATCCTCTGAAAATAGATATCAAAGAGTTGATGCAGTGGTGTCAATCGCAAGCTGACCAAATAGTTAACAACAAAACATTGTCATCGAAATCTAAAACAGTGACGTTTCCGGTTTACTATCATCCTGAGGTTGCGCCGGATTTGCAGAATTTAGCTTCAGAAAAGCAATTAAGTGTGGAGCAAGTCATACAACTTCACAGTCAGAGAGAATACACCGTTTGCGCAATAGGTTTCGCGCCGGGCTTTGCTTTTCTGGGAACGGTTGACGCGCAAATCGCAACGCCTCGCCATGCAGAACCGCGTTTGAAAGTAGCTAAAGGCAGTGTAGGAGTTGCTGATCAACAAACGGCCATTTACCCGCAAGAAACACCGGGCGGCTGGAAGATTATTGGCAACTGTCCCTTAGAGTTGTTCAATATCAACAGCGAACCAATGATGCCATTTGAAGTGGGGGATAAAGTGCGTTTTGAACCTATTTCAAGGGAGAAGTTCTTGGATCTCGGAGGTGTTGTATGA